In Carassius auratus strain Wakin unplaced genomic scaffold, ASM336829v1 scaf_tig00024173, whole genome shotgun sequence, the following are encoded in one genomic region:
- the LOC113078087 gene encoding prostasin-like, whose product MKMFSTLSLVFVITLLTKGCDCQALACGNAPLNTKIVGGQDASAGAWPWQASLHQDGSHFCGGSLINTEWILTAAHCFPSSPDPSVYTVYLGRQSQDLPNPNEVSRTVSQVILHPEYDNLPHDNDMALMRLSSPVTFTNYIQPVCLAAEGSTFNSDMMWVTGWGTINSGVPLPSPQILQEVDVPMVGNTKCNCLNGGSITNNMMCAGPLEGGKDSCQGDSGGPLVIREGSRWIQAGVVSFGQGCAQPNLPGVYARVSNYQNWIYQHVGMNNAGFVPFTSIAPALDETCPSAMPVCGGTAGSWPWMASVTYHNYPMCVGTLISEQFVLTAASCFARFMGTDGWEVVLDVVQPDCSSMPTATDVANVFFDDILGNGVAVLQLSHPFSQVPNLPVNLYDLNFGPGTPCSVIGWDSSAGTSLPFHELQTTIVNCDPSQSTQINICTELLHLQQENDGSPLLCRTNDMWVQAGILSIPPGSENNPFSNSTVFIQTSPFSYFLTNTLYNVPSILDGAESFSPLSLTYILLLSLPAVIQAFF is encoded by the exons ATGAAGATGTTCTCGACACTGAGTTTGGTGTTTGTGATCACTCTCCTAACCAAAG GGTGTGACTGCCAAGCTTtag CATGTGGCAATGCGCCCCTCAACACTAAGATCGTTGGGGGACAGGATGCCTCTGCTGGCGCTTGGCCGTGGCAGGCCAGCCTTCACCAGGATGGGAGTCATTTCTGTGGTGGATCGCTCATCAACACTGAATGGATTCTGACTGCAGCTCACTGCTTTCCAAG TTCCCCAGACCCTTCGGTCTATACTGTGTACCTGGGTCGACAGAGTCAAGACCTACCCAACCCAAACGAGGTGTCCAGGACCGTCTCTCAAGTCATACTTCATCCAGAATACGACAACCTCCCCCATGACAACGATATGGCTCTGATGCGTCTCTCCTCGCCTGTGACCTTCACTAATTACATTCAACCAGTCTGTCTGGCGGCTGAAGGAAGCACATTCAACAGTGACATGATGTGGGTCACAGGTTGGGGAACCATTAATTCAGGAG TGCCCCTTCCTTCACCTCAAATCCTTCAGGAGGTGGATGTGCCCATGGTTGGAAACACTAAGTGTAACTGCCTTAATGGAGGATCGATAACAAATAACATGATGTGTGCTGGACCATTGGAAGGTGGAAAAGATTCCTGCCAG GGTGACTCTGGAGGTCCATTGGTCATCAGAGAGGGCTCTAGATGGATCCAGGCTGGTGTTGTGAGTTTCGGTCAAGGTTGTGCTCAGCCTAATCTTCCTGGTGTGTATGCCAGAGTGTCCAATTACCAGAACTGGATCTATCAGCATGTGGGCATGAATAATGCGGGCTTCGTCCCTTTTACCTCCATTGCGCCTGCTCTAGATGAGACCTGTCCTTCAGCAA TGCCAGTGTGTGGAGGTACTGCGGGTTCATGGCCATGGATGGCTAGTGTAACTTATCACAATTATCCAATGTGTGTAGGAACTTTGATCTCTGAGCAATTCGTCTTGACCGCTGCTAGCTGCTTTGCCAG GTTCATGGGTACGGATGGATGGGAAGTCGTCCTCGATGTCGTCCAACCAGACTGCTCCAGCATGCCAACTGCCACTGATGTGGCAAATGTCTTTTTTGACGATATTTTAGGAAATGGTGTAGCAGTCCTGCAATTGTCTCATCCGTTTTCTCAAGTTCCCAATTTACCGGTTAACCTGTATGATCTAAACTTTGGCCCTGGTACTCCATGTTCAGTTATTGGTTGGGACTCAAGTGCTGGTACAA GTCTACCTTTCCATGAATTGCAGACCACCATTGTAAACTGTGATCCTTCACAAAGCACACAGATCAACATCTGCACCGAGCTGTTACACCTTCAGCAG GAGAATGATGGCAGTCCTCTGCTGTGTAGAACGAACGACATGTGGGTTCAGGCTGGTATTCTGTCCATTCCCCCTGGCAGTGAGAACAACCCATTCTCCAACAGCACAGTCTTCATCCAGACCTCTCCCTTCTCCTACTTCCTGACTAACACTCTCTACAACGTCCCATCTATTCTGGATGGGGCAGAGTCCTTCTCGCCCCTCTCTCTCACTTACATCCTTCTGCTCTCTCTCCCAGCAGTCATCCAGGCCTTTTTCTGA
- the LOC113078086 gene encoding transmembrane protease serine 9, protein MKMTRKMIHLLSVAFSIALLMRGCDAQLDVCGRASLNTRIVGGQNASPGAWPWQVSLHRNSRHFCGGSLINKEWVLTAAHCFDNTSPSGLTVYLGRQTQEGTNANEVSRSVSEIIKHPGYSSSSHDNDITLLHLSSPVTFTDYIQPVCLASSSSTFFNRTVSWVTGWGNIRTEVALPSPQNLQEVQVPVVGNRQCKCLYGVSTITDNMICAGLIEGGKDSCQGDSGGPMVSKQGSIWVQSGIVSFGDGCALANFPGVYARVSKYQSWINEKITTSQPGFVTFTSNGTDGDLAISCSGVPAIPTTTVATTTTTTVAPVVCGSATLNTRVGGNSSLASSGVWPWMASLQFNGSHVCGGTLIAQRFVMSSASCFTRSTNASDWTVVLGRLNQNGSNPNEVSIKVANLTLSNGTGDNVAVLQLAVTPNLTNFIQPICVDIGGNTFSANTQCWVAGWGSGAGGVIQTLQEYQTSVVSCGNSSSDNSICTSSLNLQQGDQGGPLMCKLGQSWIHAAVLTIPTLTNSTASRSARAQDVQVFTKTSSFASFLTSVVGPFPLKATNSTSSTTSAANNSTLGASSGSQTSSPFCFTVSVLLPALTALKIFHQG, encoded by the exons ATGAAGATGACAAGGAAGATGATCCATTTACTCAGTGTAGCATTTTCCATCGCTCTTCTCATGAGAG GATGTGACGCACAACTGGATG TGTGTGGCAGAGCATCTCTCAACACAAGGATCGTTGGAGGACAGAATGCATCACCTGGTGCTTGGCCGTGGCAGGTCAGCCTTCACAGAAACAGTCGCCATTTCTGTGGTGGATCACTCATCAACAAAGAATGGGTTCTCACTGCAGCTCACTGCTTTGACAA TACTTCACCCTCTGGCCTAACTGTGTACCTGGGCCGACAGACACAGGAAGGAACAAATGCAAACGAGGTGTCCCGCAGTGTCTCTGAAATCATAAAACATCCAGGCTACAGTAGCAGCTCTCATGACAACGACATCACTCTTCTGCATCTGTCTTCACCGGTGACATTTACTGACTATATCCAACCAGTCTGTCTGGCTTCATCAAGCAGTACATTCTTCAACCGCACTGTGAGCTGGGTCACTGGATGGGGAAACATTCGGACAGAAG TTGCCCTGCCCTCACCGCAAAATCTACAGGAAGTGCAAGTGCCTGTTGTTGGAAACAGGCAGTGTAAGTGTCTTTATGGAGTCTCAACAATCACTGACAACATGATATGTGCCGGACTAATAGAAGGAGGGAAAGACTCTTGTCAG GGTGACTCTGGTGGTCCTATGGTCAGCAAGCAGGGCTCAATCTGGGTCCAGTCTGGAATTGTGAGCTTCGGCGATGGTTGTGCTTTAGCTAACTTTCCTGGTGTGTATGCCCGAGTGTCTAAGTACCAGAGCTGGATCAATGAGAAGATCACCACCAGCCAGCCGGGCTTTGTTACATTCACCTCCAATGGTACCGATGGTGATCTGGCAATTAGCTGTAGTGGTGTGCCTGCCATTCCCACAACCACTGTCGCCACTACAACAACTACAACCGTTGCAC CTGTAGTGTGTGGAAGCGCCACGCTGAACACCCGCGTTGGAGGAAACAGCTCCCTCGCCTCTTCCGGTGTTTGGCCTTGGATGGCAAGCCTGCAGTTTAACGGCAGTCATGTTTGTGGAGGAACACTTATTGCTCAACGCTTTGTCATGAGCTCTGCCAGCTGCTTTACCAG ATCCACCAATGCCTCTGACTGGACCGTGGTCCTGGGCCGTCTGAATCAGAACGGCTCCAACCCCAATGAAGTCTCTATAAAAGTGGCCAATCTCACACTCAGCAATGGCACAGGTGACAACGTTGCAGTCTTGCAGCTGGCTGTCACACCAAACCTCACAAATTTCATTCAGCCTATATGTGTGGACATTGGAGGCAATACCTTCAGCGCTAACACTCAGTGCTGGGTGGCAGGATGGGGCTCAGGAGCAGGAGGAG TGATTCAAACTCTTCAGGAGTACCAGACCTCTGTTGTGAGTTGTGGAAACTCATCCTCAGACAACAGTATTTGTACAAGTTCCTTGAACTTACAGCAG ggtGATCAGGGCGGTCCGCTGATGTGTAAGCTGGGTCAGTCGTGGATCCATGCTGCTGTTTTGACCATACCAACACTGACCAACAGCACCGCATCCCGCTCTGCTCGCGCTCAAGATGTCCAGGTCTTCACTAAAACTTCCAGCTTTGCCTCATTCCTGACATCTGTTGTGGGTCCCTTCCCTTTAAAAGCCACAAACTCCACAAGTTCAACAACAAGCGCAGCAAACAACTCAACCCTGGGAGCCTCTAGTGGGTCACAAACATCATCTCCCTTCTGTTTCACTGTTTCAGTCCTCTTACCTGCACTTACTGCTCTTAAAATCTTTCATCAAGGCTGA